A part of Gossypium hirsutum isolate 1008001.06 chromosome A07, Gossypium_hirsutum_v2.1, whole genome shotgun sequence genomic DNA contains:
- the LOC107956303 gene encoding uncharacterized protein: MSNLTKLEFVALDITGNNYLSWVLDAEIHLDAKGLGETIKEGNEESTQDKAKAMIFLRHHLHESLKTEYLTIKDPQILWANVKERYDHQKTKILPKARYEWLNLRLQDFKSVSDYNSAMFRITSQLNLYGEKITDAEMLEKTYSTFHANNVVLQTQYREKGFQKYSELISCL, encoded by the coding sequence ATGTCAAATCTTACAAAACTCGAATTTGTGGCTCTGGATATCACTGGAAATAACTATTTATCATGGGTACTAGATGCTGAAATTCACTTAGATGCAAAGGGTCTTGGTGAGACTATTAAGGAGGGAAATGAAGAAAGTACACAAGATAAAGCCAAGGCCATGATTTTCCTTCGCCATCACCTCCATGAAAGTCTAAAGACCGAATATTTGACTATTAAGGACCCTCAAATTCTTTGGGCCAATGTAAAGGAAAGATATGACCACCAGAAAACTAAGATTTTGCCTAAAGCTCGTTATGAGTGGCTGAATTTAAGATTGCAAGACTTTAAGTCTGTTAGTGATTATAACTCGGCCATGTTCAGAATCACTTCACAATTAAATTTATATGGAGAGAAGATTACTGATGCAGAAATGTTAGAAAAAACATACTCAACTTTTCATGCAAATAATGTTGTCCTGCAGACACAATATCGTGAAAAAGGCTTCCAGAAATATTCTGAATTAATTTCTTGTCTCTGA